In the genome of Paramormyrops kingsleyae isolate MSU_618 chromosome 5, PKINGS_0.4, whole genome shotgun sequence, the window GGAAGCTCATTAAGGGCCATGGATCTGAGTGTAGTGGGTGCTTTAAGACAGAAAGAGAGCTGGGTTCATTCCTGGTGGCACACACACGGTGATATTTACATTCCAATTTAGTTATTTAGCGGATGCatttattcaaagaaacataTAATTGAGAAAGCAGCGTCACCCAGGCCCTGGAGCGATTGGGGccctgctcaggggcccaacagcaGAATTGTTCTgtcaaccatgggatttgaaccattGACCTTCTGGTTATACGCACAGCACTCCATCCTTAGTCTCTGTGCTGCCTTCACAGATGTGTGTAGGGtcaaaatggctttgaaagCGCCGTCCTGGAACGTGTGAATGTGAGAACCCCGCTGTTGACATGGCTAGGGAATGTTGGCTCTGATTAAACAGCGGGCTGCAAATCTGCAATCTCCTTGTTGATTAAATATTTACAGCGTGTCATTAGGCAGTAGCAATGCTGAAATCTGGCTAATTGAAGCCCCTGATGGAGACGCCACGTAATGTCAGGCAATTAAAATGTTGTGCCTGTTTTGATGCCATCgaatacaatataaatataatctGCTCTTGCTCATGCTGCAAAGTTTAGCTTATTTTTTAGGGGAGGAGAATTCTTTTTTCTCACATGGAGCGTTTTGGTGTACATCTGTGAAGTCCACCACTGTGAAGACATATGGAATTATGGGAAATCCATGTGTTACTCCTCTCCGTGTaattttttggaggggggggggttcaactGTGTGATGTAACCGGCTGCATGTTCTACGCCCCTCCTCCAGGCCTAAGCAACATCATCGGCATCATAGTGTACATATCGGCCAACTCCGGCGACCCCGGACAGAGTGACTCCAAGAAGAGTTACTCGTACGGCTGGAGCTTCTACTTCGGCGCGCTCTCCTTCATCGCGGCCGAGATGGTGGGCGTGCTCGCCGTGCACATGTTCATCGAGCGGCACCGCAAGCTGCGGGCCAAGTCGCGTACCGAGCTCCTCAAGAAGTCCAGCCTGGGCCGCATCCCCAGCTACCGTTACCGCTTCCGCAGGCGCTCCAGCTGCCCGTCAAGCGAGCCGCGCTCCCGCGACACCTCCCCCCTGGGCAAGGCCTTCGCGGGCCCCCCCGCCAGCGCCACTGACATCTCCATGTACACACTGTCCAGGGAGCCCAGTAAGGCAGCCATGAGTGCCCTGCTCAACTCGGAGAGGGAGTTTCTGCAGGCGCATAACTCCATCCCCAAGGACTTCAAAGACAGTCTGCACAGTAACACAGCCAACAGGAGGACCACCCCGGTGTGAGAGCCATCCAGACAgacggagggagggagggagggaggcgagagcagaggaggaggaggaggaggatgctAGCTGTATTGCTGAGGCTATCAAAACAGAACCACTGAGGCCAAAAGCCAAGCAGCTGCTATCACAGTCTGTAGGGTTGGAACttctttatataaatatatatatatatattataaatgttGGTGCTTCCTTGATTTAGCTTTTCCAGTCACTTATCTTCTGTTACAACCCCACACGTGGTCAGACCCGCCAAGGACAAGCTACTGGAAAAAAGGAACAATTTCATTTCTCCCCTCCAACTTTTAAAAGAGTGTGAAAATGTAATATCTCAGCGGGCTCTCCTTCAGAAGGTGAGCAGTGTGTGATGTTGGGGGGAGGAAAGGTGTTTGTAGTGCAGGTGTATCTGCTGGCTGAGAAGCCCGTGCTGCTCAGGTATCAGTGAGCAGCCCTGCATGTCTGATCTGGGCTGAGTGCCTCATTTGCAGATGACTTTACCCAGGAGCCTTTGCTGTCCTATGGGCTGTACATGAGCACTAAGCCCAGGCTGGCGTCAGATGTCACCGCTAACACCCTGACCATGTGACTCTCACTGTTTTTCTTTGTACCCCCCTAAATGTCTGCCAGGATGTCCCCTTTTTTTCTTGGTTCCAATAGATGTGAAAGCCATTTTGTCCTATTACCAAGTCAGTAGTATCATATTATGCaataagaaaaatgtatttgaagAGAACAATAAAGTTAGCCTCTCTATGATTGGTAATGTTTTCTGTGTTGCTGGACTGATGTGGACATGCTCATGTTCCACAATATGTGAGTCTGTGGTTAGGTATGGTTTAATACTGTTGTATTTCATGATGCCCGCCAGACACAACCTCAGCCAGGCAACATCAGGCAGGAAGACACAACCTCAgccaggcagacaggcagacagacacaacctcagccaggcagacagacacaacctcagccaggcagacagacacaacctcagccaggcagacaggcagacagacacaacCTCAGCCAGGCAACATCAGGCAGGCAGACACAACCTCAgccaggcagacaggcagacagac includes:
- the LOC111845558 gene encoding voltage-dependent calcium channel gamma-3 subunit is translated as MMRMCDRGLQMLITTVGAFAAFSLMTIAVGTDYWLYSRGVCRTKTASDNETSRKNEEVMTHSGLWRTCCLEGTFRGVCKRIDHFPEDADYEQDAAEYLLRAVRASSIFPILSVALLFLGGLCVAASEFYRNRHNVVLSAGIFFVSAGLSNIIGIIVYISANSGDPGQSDSKKSYSYGWSFYFGALSFIAAEMVGVLAVHMFIERHRKLRAKSRTELLKKSSLGRIPSYRYRFRRRSSCPSSEPRSRDTSPLGKAFAGPPASATDISMYTLSREPSKAAMSALLNSEREFLQAHNSIPKDFKDSLHSNTANRRTTPV